The genome window CTCCGGGGGGCCATCGCAAAATCCGTCGAATAGTACAGGCGCTTCAAGTACTGTTCGATCGTGCCATTCGACGTCGAATATCAAAGAAAACGGGTATCGACAAAGGAAAGTAGTTGCATAATAAGGTTTGTTTCGTGTTCGTTTCAAACGTTGACAGTCATTACTGAACCGCTGGCTCTTCAAGAGTTTTTGCTGAACCTGCGAGAAAACCAACTCTTGCGCTTGTCCCCGTTAGCTGCTTGCTGAGGTTGGTGTGCCGACTGTTGAGTTGATGTCCTCCTCAAAAGGGTATTCTTCTGTTTCTGCGGTGGAATTGAGGCCTGAGCCTGTGTCGTAGGAGGCTGCGAATGCGAAGGTGGTAGTACTTGAGGTTGTCCCTCATTGTTCACACCAGAACCAGATGCTGGCCAAGGGCGTGACTGGTATGGATGCTGAGGCTGATATGAGCCGGACGCATGCTCATTCAAGGGCTCGCGGCGCTTAGCCGGCATCGTCCGATCAATTGAGCTGTTGTCGCTGCTCGTAGGGTCTGTCTGATAGCCTGCGTGATCCGAATTGCCACTACCCCCAGCAGAAGTCACCGTCTCGTATGATCGGTCCTTGTGGGGGAGAGGATAGATATTCTGATCGTGGCCGCTCTGGTACTGTGGCTCAGACTGCATTCTAGACATCCGTTGCCGAGATGGGCCAGTGCCAAAGCCATTGCTATAAGCTTGCCCATCAAAGTAGTTGCTTCGGGTAGACCCATTCTCAAATTGATTCTCCGGTCTAAAGGAAACGGGGCGGTTGTTGTAGTAGTTGTCGCGAGGGAAGCGAGGCTGACTGTTATAAGAACTATTCCGCCTGTTCCAGTTGGCCTGTGAATCCGTTTCTGTGCGGTGTTAATAAGTTGACTGTATCTGATGCTAGACATCTAACTTACCCGCTCGGTAGAGAGACTTGCGTGAGTAACCACCATCGATTGCGGCCTCGAAACTACGAATAGTGTCTAATGGGCGCTCCCATCTGTTTCGAGTCGGGTTCGATTTGTCGGGATCCGCTATATGAGTTGTCAGTGGTGTCATGTTGTGCATGCTAGCGAACCTACGCACCGATAGAGTTTCCGAAGGCATCTTTGTGTTGCATGGACCGCAGAGGGGCAAAACTCGACTCGGTCATCATGGCAGCGATGGCAGCTGTTGTGGTGTTAGTAGGTGACCTGAACTTCCTGTTGTAGACTCAGGAGATGTCCTGACATACATGGCTCTGCTTCGCTTATGGCTAACGTGGGATCCGCTTTGCTATGTAAACGCTTCGCTTCCTTCTCGGCGTGGGTTTCTTGCAAGTCCTTGCTACCAGAGCTCTTATGCGACTTTTGAGAATGAAAGCTGAACGTTCGGCTGTGGGCAGGCGGATTCTGCGAACCTTTGCGCGGCGAGACCGGGGCAGTCTGTTGAtattgctgctgttgatgatccTGCGCCGGATAATTCGACGGCGGCGGTGGATATTGGCGATACTGTTCAGTGGAGGTAGCCATGGTCGCGGCGCTTGGGGGGGCGACTGTTTTATTTGATGTGGTGCTTGGCCGCAATGGATCTCAGAAAGGCCCTGGCTCTTGGCGATTAGAGTCTCAGCGTGATAAGGCGGGCGGAGAGTTGCAGGCAATCGACCGATGCGATGGGGATTGTGGATAAGAAACTGGAGATTGCAAGGAGCAACGCGGTCGGGGAGAAAAGACCGAAACCAGACCAAACGGCTACTAGCAAGGAAGAGCAGCAATTGTCGTGGATCCTGGGATGAATATATTGGGAGTGGAGATTTATTAAGAGTCGCTGGCGTAGAAGGCTGCGATGAGAGGCTGGGGCTTTCGAGCAATAGTGTGGCCCGGTTGCGTCGGAGTTTGGGGGTACGTATCGTATCAGAAAAGATCCCAGTAGATAGGAAGGGGTGGGGATGGCTCGTGGGCGGGCGCCTGTACTGCAAGAGAAGAGCCAGGTACAACAGGATTTATAAAGAACGAGTGGCTAAGGAGACAAGGCGATGATACCGTACTCTGCACGCCAAAGTGAGGTGAGAAGTGAGATGTGTCGCCGGTGGCTGCAGGTCTCTGACTTCGTACGCGGGACGATGTGATCATTCGTTGGCGCTGTGGTCTTGGCCTGGACTGGTACTTTAATTTTGAACAACCGGACAACAGCACAAAAGAACGATGCGATGTATAGAGAGGCACCGagttcttgcccttgtcacTGGCGGCGAAACAGTACAATAAATTTGACCGGGATGTGGGAAAGCGAATCGCTGTTTTCTTTATCAGGCCGTGTTCAAAAGCGAGCTAAAGCGGCGCCGGGTGCGTTTTGATGCTAATGCCTGTGGCTGCGTGATAATGATGTGGGATCGGCGTGCTGGGGGCTGATCTTCGTAAAGTGACTGCCGCTTTTTTGGTCTGCTTGTTGTTTCTTTGGTAGTGCCTGAGTATGGGGCTTATCCCCTTTCGTCTTTGATTGATCTTTTTTTATCACTTTGTTGGGGTATCCGTCGGAAAAGGGATCTTCGAACAAGTCCAGTGCTTCGTAAGTGCTTGCGTTGGGCTTGGGCGATTACCTTTACTTTCTTGACGTCACTATTAATTAGAAATTTCTAGTGTCGGCTGGCGTGAAGTTCAGGGGAATTGAGCCGTGCCACGTTGAAACTGATCGGAAGAATCGTCCGGAGTGGCTTGCTGCTGAGACTCTCAATAGTGCTCGTTTTTGATGGACAGGGGTCCAGCCGATAGTGGGCCTCGCGTGTTGTCGAGTCACTAAAAAGGTGACGGAACGGAGTTGGAGATTTCGAAGGGTGTTGTATAAGCCAGTCTGGGGATTCGATTGGATATCGAGCTAATATCGCGAAGCCAGATGCAGTTTGTTGGAAACCTGGGAATAGCCGATGGTAGAAGTCGTAGGAGGAAGCGTTGATCTATTAGTGGGATCCTGCTCGTTGATCAATTACTCGTGAATGCGCAGGTGAGATGTCTAGGTAGGTTCTTGATAGGTTATTGAATAGCGATCTGCCACTGTAGATGGGTTTGAATCGATGATAGCTTCAGCACAAAACCAGTAAACGACAGACAAACAAAGAGCAGGCAGAGGAAGCGAGAGTCAGAATGCGAGATCTTTGCTTGATGAAAAGTGAGGAAGCTTTTTAGGAAGAATGAGGGGAAACTACGTAGAGGCCAAGAGGTTTTTAAGTGAGGTGATATGCTTCTATTAAGGCCTGATAGTAGGGCACCTTCCCATCGGTCGGGATGGGATGTTCGT of Fusarium oxysporum Fo47 chromosome I, complete sequence contains these proteins:
- a CDS encoding uncharacterized protein (uncharacterized protein-domain containing protein), whose translation is MATSTEQYRQYPPPPSNYPAQDHQQQQYQQTAPVSPRKGSQNPPAHSRTFSFHSQKSHKSSGSKDLQETHAEKEAKRLHSKADPTLAISEAEPSAIAAMMTESSFAPLRSMQHKDAFGNSIADPDKSNPTRNRWERPLDTIRSFEAAIDGGYSRKSLYRAETDSQANWNRRNSSYNSQPRFPRDNYYNNRPVSFRPENQFENGSTRSNYFDGQAYSNGFGTGPSRQRMSRMQSEPQYQSGHDQNIYPLPHKDRSYETVTSAGGSGNSDHAGYQTDPTSSDNSSIDRTMPAKRREPLNEHASGSYQPQHPYQSRPWPASGSGVNNEGQPQVLPPSHSQPPTTQAQASIPPQKQKNTLLRRTSTQQSAHQPQQAANGDKRKSWFSRRFSKNS